GCTTCAGAGCAGCCCTCTGAACACCATCACTCTGCAGGTAAagaccccctcccctcctcctcctcctcctcggagcTCCACTCACGCTtcccctctgtctgtgtgtcaggaGCATCCTCTGCTGGGTCAGCCCTTCTTCATGCTCCACCCCTGCCGGACAGAGGAGTTCATGAGGCCCGTGCTGCAGGCGGCTCAGGAACAGCACAGGTAGGAACAAAGACGTGATGATGCAGCATGGTTTCCATGGAGGTTAATGCAGCGGCTGATGCTGCAACAGGACATTAAGCAGCTCAGTGTTCCTCagatgtgcgtctgtgtgtctgcaggccGGTGAACTACGTGCTGTCGTGGCTCAGTGTTGTGGGTCCTGTGGTAGGTCTGGACGTCCCTCTGAAGTACTCCACCCAGCTCTGCCCTGCGGCCGCGCCCGGCAGCAGCACCCAGCCAGGCTGAGGCTGGAGGGTGAACCGAGCAACTGCCTGAAGGCACAGGGTTGTTAGTGTGGcgtatgttttgtgtttgttttattgccaTTATACTAAAATACACAACATCACCATGGTAGTACTGTGGGCCTTTTGATGTCTTGTTTTTGTACCTGATCTGGATTCTGTGTTTACTAGAGTCGGTCCCTCCAGGCCAGCTCAGGAGCTCACACTGTGTCAAGACCAGCCATgaataatcatcatcattccTCTCACTGACGGTTGATTGCGGTCTGTTGGCATTTTGTACAAAAGCTgataaattatattaatttctTGTCgcacaaatgtgtgtatatatatatatatatatatatatatatatatatatagtactacACTGCATTCTGAGGTACTTGTGCTGGAGTTTTTTTGCTACGTTGTACTTCAACTACACCACAGTTCACAGGAGTTACTGGTTATTATTCAGATTATAACATatcattgtttattgtttaaagtATTTAAGAAGCTAGACCTACCTGAGGAAGACTGCTCTCAGATTAATATATAATCTACTCGTACTTCTACTTGTAGTAGCTCAGAATGCAGCGTAGTACTTCTACTTGTAGTAGTATGGAAACCCGAggtgagaaggcacaaagactctggggaggaagcagagttaataaggagagagagaagatgagataggtgctcagtgtatcctaaaacatcccccagcagcctataagcctatagcagcatatcaaggggctggaccagggcaaacctgattcagacctaactataaggactattaaagaggaaagtcttaagtctattcttgaatgaggtgactgtgtctgcctccaggactgaaagtggaagctggttccataaaagaggagcttgataacatatatatatatatatatatatatatatatatatatagtgcatagaaattaaaatgtacataataagaatgtttttgtaaatgtttacaCTCTATGAATGTAAGCAACATGAGAATGAATACCTTAATAGGCACGCTTTTATGAGTTATTTTATTAAAGAACGTGCATAGACATGCATACTTGTTGTGGTGCTGATATCTCCGATAATAACCTGATGCTCCACACATATCAGTAAAGCATCACAGTGTACGTACAGCTGATGTCTCCAGACATGTCCATGATATTAAATGTTGAGTCTACCTGAGTTCACCAGTTATGATAACCATGGACCAAGTAAAGTAGATTGGTCAAAGCTCACACAAGATGATTTATTGCATTACAATCCAATAATTGATCAGAGCCTTGGTAATATTGATATTTCTTATTTGAATGCATTTCTGTGTGGCAACATGAACTGTAAGAACCAAAACCTTAATAGTGATTTATGCATCATGAAGGATCCAGTTGTCTAAATAATGGTGATCGATTCTGCCAAACAAGGCCTAAACAACATCATGAATGTGTCTGCACTCCATATAGATGCTAAAGAAGCTTTAAAAAGCAAGTCACGGTCCAGAGTGTGAACAACATTTCAATATACAGTCCgctttattgaagaaaagaGCTTCAGCAGAAGAATGTCGTGGTTGTTGTTCCTCAGACTTTTGACGTGGCTTCTATAATGTCAAATGAGTTGGCAAAAAGCAAAGGATGTGATTAGTTTGCTTTAACAACCTAAACATTAGTCGAGTGTCTTTAGAAGAGCCAAAGGGTGAAGATCCTGATTCCCAGAGCTGCCCCTGTTAGGGTGGACTAGATACTGACATCTGATTGGACCAATATGAATGATCTGAAGCTGTGTGGCCCTTTGAAGGTTCAGTGATAGTCCAACGTTGTTTGTCTTGTGTATCAGTGATATATGCTCTGTGTCCAAAATGCTGAAGTTGGTTATGTTTGCAGATGATATGAATGTGTTCAGTTCAGGTCTGATTTTGAGTTGTTGGCAAACAAGTGAAGACATTAcacatttattctttttttaatcaagataTGAACATTCTATTATATTTGAACCAACTTACAGATAAAAACACGCtcacattacaaataaaaacaatcaatccATGGTATAAAAATGAACAGGGTGTGTACATTGTGTGAAGTCTTGGTGAACAGTGTTTTCTTATAACACAGCAGGTCTCTTTCTCTGGTTTCCCGAGAGATGTAGATGCTCTTCTccataaatactaatatcacATACGTGAGGGACGGGACCGTggcagtgtgtgttgtgaggtCTTCAGTACGGCtggctgcagctccagctgcacGCTGTACTGTGTTTATGTCTTCGGTGACTCTACAGGCCACGCCCACTCTTTTGAAAATTCATCCGAAACATTACATGAGCATGTACAGTGAAAAGGTGTGGTCCTTtagcttttctcttttcattgtgCCTCTGTACTCCTCCAGATGTTATGCTAGTGAACTCATACACCATTAATGAGGATACCGGATGAATTACTTATCTCTTGTCTGAGTTGGTTACACACCTGCTGCACATCCCATAAATGCGTCTTTAGCTTTATTCATTCGTTTTtagtttaaaataagaaatggGGTTAAACTCTGTGGCATGCTTTGTATTAAACTGTTAAATTGCATCGTCCCTATCAAATAGAAATCTCATAATCTAAATActtctgaataaataaaaaggagcacCGTTTGAGGTGCTCTTCACTCTGAGCTGCTTTGAGAATGACAACATTTTTGTGAATTCACTCGTGAATCTTAATACAAAACAACCTTCTGCTCACGTTCTCGATGGAGGGTTGAAATACGATTGCAGACCAAGAATGGCACAGCGTTAAAAACAGGCCGTGCATCAGTACACCATCTGGTTCTGACTTCGTTCTGTTTGAAAGTCTTCCTTTCGGATTTGGTTTCACACATGGTTCATGTCCACATTTCAGGAGGCACCACGTGGCCCCTGTGTGTCGACACAGGTCTGAACCAGACCAGCCAGCCTGAGCCTACAGGGTCTCACGGAGGGTCAGACCCTCGTCCTTCTGATGTCCTGTATTTCTTCCGTGTGGAGACTTGGACCAGGTGACATCTGTGCAGGACTGCTGGTGCGGTAGCTAGGCGGATCGGATATCAACGCGGCTGACTGGATTTACCCAGAATTCTGTGCAGCTCGGGGGACATGAGGAAAGGTTTCTCTGAACTACCATCGTGTCTCTCCAGGTCATCACCTGGTCGCACGGATCAAATGGAAGCACGGGAGGTAGAGCAGGTATGGATGGGAGATGGGGAGATGGATTATAATGAACGGGTGGAGGGATGGGGTGACGCAGGGGGGAGGAAGTCCAGGATGGAGTTCAAGTTTGAGAGCAAAGGTCAAATGGTGGTGTGGGGAgtggaagagacaaaaagacagagaggtTGGTTAGTGTTGTGAAGTAGACAAAAGAGATTAACACCAAACAGTGTGGCAATCAGAATATGTTCTGGAATGTGAGACCAGCTGAGACGGACGAGGCTGGACTCAGACACGCTTCCCTCAGGGCTCGTCTGCGGCCTTCCACTCGACCTGGACTATTTGATGATGTCGTACTAAACACTCGGTAATGACGGTGTTTACTCACAGAAGCAGAGGAAGAGCGTGTCAACACACATGGCGTAGACGCTGAAGAAGCCGTGAGCGATCAGGTAGGCCCCGATCACCACCGTCTGACGAGAGAAACACAGGTTGGAGGTCGATTGGATGACAGACCAAAAGGAAAGACTGGCATGTTCTgttcaaatattttaaattcattCTTAATGTCTTAACAAATcactgtatattttgtatatatggcattctttgtattttcattgtttGTGGTATCATTTATATTCCTGTGGATTACTGTCCAGATGTAGGTTGCAGATATTAACGTCTCACGGTTCCACACATTGAAGATATTGCACTGATGATATTGCAGCCCAAACACGCCGACGTCCCAATTACCTAGTTTAAATATGAGTGAATAGAAAAGGGGCACGAGATGCTACTTGGCAGCATTTCCCCTTTGACGTGAgaattacaataataatgaacaataaTGCCAAAAGACTTTCTTTCATAATACTGTACATGTCCttgtatgaagtgtgtgtgtgtgtgtgtgtgtaggtgtgtttgtgtgtgttagactctgaccagcagggggacCCAGTAGTAGTTGAGATTGGGCACTTCCTCCTGGATAACAGGAATCTTCCTTGTGAAGAAGAGGTATGCAAtcgcacctgaaacacacacacatgcacacacactgccttgCTCTATACTCTGCATTTTCTGCATATAATTATATTAGAATAAGAAGGCAAAATGTATAACTTTCAACTTTGACAAACCAGATCCACTCCTTCGgctcttacctttcacaataagagccctAGACATATAGACTGCATAACTGCTCACCAGAGGAAACTCAAATTCACTCATAGCATTTAACTAAAAGGAAACTCAATACAATATCTAACAGCAGCTTCAGACTATACAACAATTGAGCTCAGACAGACTTCCAGAAGCTGCTCTGGGTCAACAGGATTCTGGTAGTCTATTCAAACCGTTTAGTTGCTGATTTGCATCGCTGCTTGTATGAATAGTCTTAATGCAAAATATTTGTTGGTGAGTATTTTTGTTCTCTGCGCTATtcggtgtgtaaaggccttcaGACTTGAGCCTTGTGTTGTCTTACCAACTCCTCCTGCTATCAGCACTTTGCCCAGAAACAACAGGAAGTCCGTCACTCTGTCCAGAACGGCCACCCTGTGGAGACACAGCCATTACCCATCTGAACAAATTCACAGGTGTCATGATCACTCTTATGGAGACTAGAGTAACTTCACAGACTTGTATTAACAGTAAACCTGTGAAAACAGAGTTGTTATAAGGCCCAGAGAGAACTAGAGGACCACTGAAGGAGAACAAAAGCCTCACCTGACCACGTTCCTCATCAGCAGGAAGAAGGCTTCTCTGGCAGAGGTACAAAAGTTCTTACCATAGATCGCCACCTGGTGGAGAAGAGACAAAACACAGCTCTCATATCAACAAAATTAACCGTGGAATTCAGAGGACTAATAACACTTTATTTAAGGAGCAGTGTGTAAGATGTGGCCACAAATAGGGGAACATGCGGCAGCACCGGGGGACAAGTTGTATCTAATCGAATCATTTGATCGACAAGCCCTCGGGTAGTTAACTGgtggactgaggacagactggacGCTACAGCGAGGTACAAGTGGTACTACAGGACGGGACGGGGCTGGCTGGTTAGCATGCTTAGCATGGTTAGATCTCTCTGGCCACATCtcacacattgcacctttaatCAACTCACCATGATGTAAGCATTACGGTTCATGTAGCGAATGAATTTCTCCAAACACCAAAAACAACATTGCAGACAGTGCATCATGAACCTGGACAGGCTGTTGTCAACACCTGCAtggacacacatgaacacaatcAGCAGAGTGATGGTGGGAGCAACTATACTGGAAGTCAAACTGTGTGTATCTGTACCTCGTAGTTTCTGCTCCAGGTATTCCAGTATGATCCGGACCAGTTGGGCAACTGAAAGAATTAGAGCTCCAAATGCCAAAGACCCCGTGTGATACCTGAagagggacagaggaggagCTCAATACGTTGTTGCACACTGCGCACAATGTGACgaatgaggaatgaggaatgaggaatgCCAGGCTCGGCCCTGACCTGATGGCCCTGCTGAACGACGAAAAGAGCGGACACGGCGGGATGTCCTGAGGCTTCCTCCTGGCCCAGTAGTAGCTGGCAAACGCCCCGGCCAGGGTGCACTGCTCGAGGGCCAGGCTGAAGTTGACCAGCCAGAGGAAGACCAGGAGGTTGgacagctgcagcaggaagaggtAGTGGTGGTAGGACGTCTCCCCGCCGTAGAAGGCGAACTGACACTGAGAGCCCAGACACAACGCCGATTGGGAGATGTTGGTTCTGTTGAAGGTCTGACAGAGAAGTGAGGGTTTAGTATCTCTACCAGATATGCATgagcgtgtctgtctgtccatgacTCAACTGGGCCCAGCAGCCTAATATTTATTGTGCTCATTCATGACTGTATGCTGAAGGACCTGCCGTGGTTGCTCTCTACTTTTACACTCAGACACTTGCATGTATCCATGTAGAACTATTGCTGAGCAAATGATGACAATGAAGCACGTCTTCTTATGTCAGGCGGAGGAGAGCTAGTTAGTTATTAGCAtgggtgtgtttggctaacagagctaacagctaacaatGCCCTGGAAGCtcagtaatactactactgtatgACTGTACCTCTGGGTTGCAAGTACTGTTGTCATGGGGACAGCTGACATCAGGAGACAGGACCTTGTAGACAGCTTCCCCTGAGGACGCGAGGTAACTGGTCCCACAGAGTGCTGGTTAAAGACACAACTAACCAGCTGGttgatgaaatataaaatgacaTTTCCTATCCTCTGGACACTGAGGAGTTTCACAAATACATGTGCTTTAAGTCTCTGCTCTGATCTACAAGAAGTTCACATTGTTGCTGCTCGTAGCTGTGAAGGATACACGGCAGTCACCGCCCAGTAGGAGAAGCAAACAGTCAGCAGGAGGAAGGTGACGACGGGAAAGAAAAGCGTGGACATGATGTGACCGATGGCTCTGCAACGACAGAGAAACCGCTCACTAGACATTCTTTTTGCTCCTCTTCTACTCAGACGCTTGTCTTTAGAGTTCATACTTGCTGGCCTCTCTGAGCATGGCGATGGCCACTCGCACTCTTCGTCTCAAGAAGATCAACATCAATAAGATGGAAGCTTCCGTCACCCCCAAAGACGccactgacaaacacaaacagctggTGCTCTTTATGTGTTCACATCCCCACAAAGATTACTGTTTTAAAACTCATACAAATTATTTCTGATTTCCCGATTAGTATGAAttactattcaattcaattcaatgtggCTTTATTGAtatgaaagtaaaacatttaattaaaaattacacaatattatttttattatttacacattatggTCCCTTACAAAGTACACAAGCTGAATTTTCTTTTACTAATTGGTTTAATTAGACCCTCACTATGCTTTGGGAACATTGtgtatacaaaaataataaatcaaggaGCCGGTGTattctgagaaaaaaacatattcatgaGAAGAAAGTCGTACattcaggaggaaaaaaactaaatattaaaaagtcaGAATCGGTGTGCTAATGACTTCCTGTGAAATCTCTCCAAGCAGCTGGACTTACGCAGTATGATCCATGTCTGTGAGAGCTGCAGATAGACCTGCAGGTCAGTCTGCAGCCCCACCTCCACAATGGCCACGTCGGAGCCGGGTCTGTGTCTCAGCCGGGACAACTCCACGGAGCAGAACCAcatacctgcacacacatacgGACACTTCAAGAACCGATGGAGCTGTTCTTCTCAAGGCAGCAGTAAAGGGAGAGCCAAGACGTGAATGCTCCTCCTCAACGTACGCACCGTACGCCAGCAGCAGaatgacggtgatgatggtcGTCCACAGCAGCAAACCAGCTGTGAACCTCAGCAGCAGGATGAAGAGCAGGCTGACAGCCATGGATATGAGCAGCCCTCTGTCacagacacaacaacacacaggtcaGCCTGATCTTGTCTCTCTGGATCTAAAACGCAGAGAAAAGAGCAACCGTATTGTGTACTGTGAAGCAACTGCTGTCATCACAAGACATAGTGTGGTAGCAACGCGAGCAGAGCAGGGCTGTAAACAGGGCGAGATGAGTTGATCCACAGAATCATTCAAAAGCACCTCTTTAAATCTTGTGCTCAACAGAGCttggaaaatgtaaaagcaCTTAAAAGACTAAAAGCCACACAAACCATGAGCGGACTAATCGACTAAAGGTCCTAGTCATGAAGTCAGTGAACAGACTCAGTAATGTCTATCTGATGTTTGCTAGTttacatagaagaagaaaagtgtaTTGCATGAAACAATCACATTACGGGGTCATGTTGGTGTTTTTTCAACCTGGACCTTTTGTAATGTTCGAGTCTAACTGGCTGATGGGATTGAGGGATATTGTTGCAGACGGCAGCCGCTAAATGACTGCAATGTCACCCTATGGGGCCATTCAGCTCAGTCAGTGTTCATCCAGTAAAAGTGTCTGACAGCATAATGGAAAGAACCTGAAACCCTCTTTGAACTTTCTGGGTTTTTTAAATCGATGAATCGTCATATATGAATGAAtcaagtaaatgtgtttttcagagaGAAAGCCAGAAACGTTATAAAAACTTAGCAGAGCTGCTATGACGTGTTCAAGTCTAGACACAACGAGCTCTGAGGCCAAACGGTAGAATGTCTCGGAGACACGTTCAGGTGTTGtggtttttctgtgtgtgctgtttgtgtAGTTACATGAGTATCCACGCCCATGACTTGGCATAATCCTCCACGATCTTCATGCCCAGCTCCTTGGTGTCCACTAGTCCTGTTATACCCCTGCATAGAGGAGAGATGGGGGTGTTGAGGCAGCAGACAAAGAAGACACAGCCTGGTTCTTTCTTTAcatgagagacaaagacacaaagacacagaggttTTTAGGATCCTTGTACATCAGCTACATGCTAACACTTGACCTAGATTTGAAATGTTCAGCAATATCTAGCTTAAATTAAATGCTTAATAAAATGACACTACGACGGCCTATGAAGGCAAATGTAGAAACTAGTGCAGCCAGTTTGTTGGTGAATGCATCAGAGGACAGACATGTGACACAAGAAGTAAGACATTCAGTAGAAGTTACAGTACTTTGCTGCATGTTGGAGTTCAGTTACACTGCGAGCCATTTCCAGAGCGTCTTTGAAGCTGGTTCTGTTCGCTACAGTCACCGTCCCATTCTGAGTGATGAAGTCTGGGAGACACCTCTGGagaactgacacacacacacacataaccttTGAAGCATTGACAAAACTAGTTAATTTTCAGAAGgttattggggggggggcatatctCATCCTTACATAGTCTACTGGGTACAATCATGGAGGGACAGTCCTCATCTCGTAGAACCTGAGATACTGGCTggaagaaacagaggagagacaggagggTTACAATGACATGTGTGACAGCTCTGGTTCTGGGTGAAGACTTTTGgtcagcaaagacacaaagtTGGTTTGAACTTTGAAGAAGGAGGGATTCTATCAAGATGCTTTCAAGATGAGGACCGATACTGGACTCTCCAATCCTTACAGTGACGTCACGCATTGTTTTCTGAACTCGGATTTTGAAGCTGTAAGCAAAAAATGTTGGATGCcgccatcttggtctttggccgTGAAAGGGTTAAAATTATAAAacgaaaacacagacaacaagtgTGGTTAGCGAAGTGTGGTTAGCGAAGTGTGGTTAGCGAGGTGAGGTTAGCGAGGTGAAGTTAGCGAGGTGAGGTTAGCGAGGTGTGGTTAGCGAGGTGAGGTTAGCGAGGTGTGGTTAGCGAAGTGAGGTTAGCGAGGTGTGGTTAGCGAGGTGAGGTTAGCGAAGTGAGGTTAGCGAGGTGTGGTTAGCGAGGTGAGGTTAGCGAGGTGTGGTTAGCGAGGTGTGGTTAGCGAGGTGAGGTTAGCGAAGTGTGGTTAGTGCGAAGTGGTTAGCGAGGTGTGGTTAGCGAAGTGTGGTTAGCGAGGTGTGGTTAGCGAAGTGAGGTTAGCGAGGTGAGGTTAGCGAAGTGAGGTTAGCGAGGTGTGGTTAGCTAGGTGTGGTTAGCGAGGTGTTGTTGGTGAGGTGTGGTTAGCGAGGTGTGATTAGTGCGAAGTGGTTAGCGAGGTGTGATTAGTGAAGTGTGGTTAGCGAGGTGTGATTAGTGCGAAGTGGTTAGAGAGGTGTGGTTAGCGAGGTGTTGTTAGTGAGGTGTGGTTAGCGAGGTGTGATTAGTGAAGTGTGGTTAGCGAGGTGTGGTTAGTGAGTAGACTATTTAGTGGCCAGATATATAAAAGTATATGGTGGAGAAAACTAGTGCGGATTACACCAGCGAGAAATTACAAGCTACAAGCCACCAGATGATGCAACTCCCTTATCTGTCTGTGTTCATGCACAGGATGTCACTATGACCGAGACTCAGAGGTCTTGCAGCCACAGACGTGTGTTCCAGTTATGagtgaccgtgttaactggtgactctCAAACGAGTGTGTCCGTGGTTGCTGAAGGTAACTTACCTTAACGGTTGGTGTCTATGATAAACCATAGAAGTAAAATAGGAGTAAAAAAGACATCGAACTGTTTTCCATGGTCATTGgcttaaacaaaaagaaatgggCATTGCTGCTAGTTGACATGGTGACATCACACGTCAGTGGGGCAATTAAAGTGTGTTGCAGCTTGCCGAGAAGAGAGTAGGAGTATTCcatcaatttaaaatacatactCGTACGTGTTTAGTTCCCCAACAACCATTTATGGAAGCTgaaagtcaccagttaacacggtcactCATGAAACTGAAACACCTGTTACTCTGAACCGGTTGTGATCCTTTCAGAAATCTGCTGTAGGAATATCGATTCTGACAACCGAACACTTAACAACCAAACATTTGGATGTTGAATTCCATGTTTCGAGCTCGTAAGTTGTCTGGAGGGCTGGagccaacatgcacacacatttataaagacGTTGACTGTAAAAGGGTGGACAGGAGTTTGGCTTTACCTTAAGATTCTTTCTATTACAGTTTCAAAAGGATCCACTTTGACCCTCACAATACTGGTCTTCAGCTAATCACAGCTAATCAAACCACACAAAGTACTCCAGTAATATACCTATATAATGCATCAGTGTTGCTACCTTGTCAGGGTTATTAAAGCCAGGTTTGCAGAACTGTCTGTAATATTCCCAGTAGCTCTTGCCGAGTTTGTGTTGCAGCTGCATCTCAGTGTAGGTGGCAAACTTGTCCGGGCACTTTGATACACACATCTGGAAGGAAATGGACACAGACAGGTATGTTTGTGATTTGATGGATTACTGTTTCTGGGAATATAGATCTCACCTTCATCAATGCCAATGAAAAGTTGCAGTCAGCTGGTAAACATCAATTTCAGTAACAcataccttttttgtttgttaataaGTTAATAAGCACGATACAATATGTGGCACTTTTGGTTGCGTACGGCGCGACCAACACGTTCTCAGTCAGTGGCCCTCGTTGTCTGATACCAACCAGACTTTTACCAAACTGCAATATAAACCTATCTGTTATGAGCATTATTAAAACGCTGAGAGCAATAACAGTATAATAAGCTCACTCAGAATGAGAATGAGGGCGGGGTataaggatgggtcaaacaaacacaggaccatAGTAAATGGAGTACCTGAGTTGTGGGGCACTGCAGGTTGATGAGTATAGCTGGATTGGCACATTTCAAGATGTTAAAATAGAATAGGATAGGTTTCttcctgcaaaaaaaagtgtacaTGTTAATCCCACACATAccgccttcagttatcaagctcctcttttatggaaccagcttccactttcagtcctggaggcagacacagtcacctcatttaagaacagacttaagactttcctctttaatagtgcttatagttagggctgaatcaggtttgccctggtccagcccttagatatgctgttataggcttatttattttattcttttattttgcagggacaatgcacactaatcaacagtaggactgtgagttagccagagaggctaatatccatctgctgtccctggccagatgtttgtaaggcagcctaaaataacaaaatctcaaaataaaatggaaataaaattcatagacaaactgacaacaacatataaacaaaaccaatacacagcaaaaagaaagggtccaacaatagaccagagacataacgggctgcagcatgcatcaggcagaacaaacccagctacaatacaacatacacataaaaaacaaatgcacatataggagaaacaagcatcaggacagacagcacatcaatgactgcacacctgattggcaacaagccattccttcaggttatgCTGGAacgttttgtacgtgttttgtgcatgtatgtgtggtggcagagcattccacgagtgacctgccttcgttgctaaacgagcttgacctatatgaaatgacacaatcacgtcttgtagcagatctagtgagtctgctgctttgactgctttgtttaacaaattcactaagcgggggcggagccataccatttaaaatgttaaaaaccagacacacatcagtgaatttaatgatgttctcccaactcaggatgtggtgttttgtgagaATATTGCAGTGATGGAAGTATTTTTATGGCTTGCTTATGGAAAATGTGAATagattttaattcaattcagtttattttgtatagcccaatatcacaaattacaaatttgcctcagagggctttacaatctgcacacatacgacatccctgacctttgacctc
This Cyclopterus lumpus isolate fCycLum1 chromosome 17, fCycLum1.pri, whole genome shotgun sequence DNA region includes the following protein-coding sequences:
- the LOC117746781 gene encoding choline transporter-like protein 5-A is translated as MAPRGSAVHSQTAAGAAPCYGEPHQFDPSFRGPVRRRSCTDILCCLIFIIVILSYVALGIVAWLHGDPRKVLHPTDSYGQFCGQKGTSNEKKPILFYFNILKCANPAILINLQCPTTQMCVSKCPDKFATYTEMQLQHKLGKSYWEYYRQFCKPGFNNPDKPVSQVLRDEDCPSMIVPSRLFLQRCLPDFITQNGTVTVANRTSFKDALEMARSVTELQHAAKGITGLVDTKELGMKIVEDYAKSWAWILIGLLISMAVSLLFILLLRFTAGLLLWTTIITVILLLAYGMWFCSVELSRLRHRPGSDVAIVEVGLQTDLQVYLQLSQTWIILLASLGVTEASILLMLIFLRRRVRVAIAMLREASKAIGHIMSTLFFPVVTFLLLTVCFSYWAVTAVYLASSGEAVYKVLSPDVSCPHDNSTCNPETFNRTNISQSALCLGSQCQFAFYGGETSYHHYLFLLQLSNLLVFLWLVNFSLALEQCTLAGAFASYYWARRKPQDIPPCPLFSSFSRAIRYHTGSLAFGALILSVAQLVRIILEYLEQKLRGVDNSLSRFMMHCLQCCFWCLEKFIRYMNRNAYIMVAIYGKNFCTSAREAFFLLMRNVVRVAVLDRVTDFLLFLGKVLIAGGVGAIAYLFFTRKIPVIQEEVPNLNYYWVPLLTVVIGAYLIAHGFFSVYAMCVDTLFLCFCDDLERHDGSSEKPFLMSPELHRILGKSSQPR